One window of the Actinomyces wuliandei genome contains the following:
- a CDS encoding PEP-utilizing enzyme — protein sequence MAQVGDRLPRPLRKSLTRLVADYRAGHVMREASVVEFEQLGAAARGLALEVGRRPREAGLVEDARQVAYLRLEELEAWLHGGDADIKRLVRARVRARPRAEAAWQQQRGEPDGRRGAVLEGTGEAGTALVGVAASPGTATGTARVVTGPAEFARLRPGDVLVCQTTDPAWTPLFARAAAVVAKSGGRLSHAAI from the coding sequence GTGGCCCAGGTGGGTGACCGTCTTCCCCGCCCCCTGCGGAAGAGCCTCACCCGGCTCGTGGCCGACTACCGCGCCGGGCACGTCATGCGGGAGGCCTCTGTCGTCGAGTTTGAGCAGTTGGGCGCGGCGGCGCGCGGGCTGGCCCTGGAGGTGGGGCGGCGGCCCAGGGAGGCGGGTCTGGTCGAGGACGCCCGGCAGGTGGCCTACCTGAGGCTGGAGGAGCTGGAGGCCTGGCTGCACGGGGGAGATGCTGACATCAAGCGGCTCGTGCGTGCCCGGGTACGGGCCCGTCCCCGGGCGGAGGCGGCCTGGCAGCAGCAGCGAGGAGAACCGGACGGTCGCCGGGGCGCGGTCCTGGAGGGGACGGGCGAGGCGGGTACCGCGCTGGTCGGCGTGGCCGCCAGCCCCGGGACAGCCACAGGCACAGCCCGGGTGGTCACCGGGCCAGCGGAGTTCGCACGCCTGCGACCCGGCGACGTCCTGGTGTGCCAGACCACCGACCCGGCGTGGACCCCGTTGTTCGCTCGCGCTGCCGC